In the genome of Gloeotrichia echinulata CP02, one region contains:
- a CDS encoding peptidase domain-containing ABC transporter, protein MPSAFQAQQLAQQLTQTLGESLSEKELETCVKAVEIVEPAVAKQFWEATAAAAGIYIILVGKVRLLDSSLNLITTLSAGGSFGELTLFPEENFSPYMARASVNLKLCYLPSEVLQEVMSKYPNISNRLKARAETWDLLVLCCQNSLLPDNGSVEEILKALSLFDRHHLESGSVSPKLSKDTKLWLLRQGELLHSDGQILTPGNIYDLTKAGNWQATQPTIIYRLKNVDWESALIYWPKLAELIDFQERQATFESGNRATQSPIAKVIPFPQSTVEAKPKSQRRRAYFPSPKVTVGHWWGRISKRYPWFEQQSAADCGAACLVMISRYWGKRLSVNRLRELANVNRSGASLRGLTAAAESIGFASRPVKASLDKLAQQPLPAIAHWEGKHYIVVYEITKKHVIVGDPAIGQRTLTLREFKDSWTGYALLLQPTALLKEIEIKSTPFWQFFELVKPHARVLIEVFIASVLIQVFGLITPLFTQLLLDRVIVQGSTLTLNTVGFGLVIFSLFRVAINGLRQYLLDHTANRIGIALMVGFIKHTFRLPLAYFESRYVGDIVSRVQENQKIQRFLTGEALSITLDLLTVFIYVSLMFWYSSAMAWLSLAIIPPFFLLAIFATPFLRRISREVFSALANENSYLIQSLTGIRSIRSMAIEQTVRWHWEELLNDLTKKTFKGEVIGNQLQMFSSTIESLITTGLLWFGAWQVIQNQLTIGQLVAFNMLLGNIIRPFQRLVVLWNQLQEVIISTERINDVLEAEPEEDLQHQPRQILPKLRGGIRFENVTFRYHPESDINVLENISFEIKPEQIVAVVGRSGSGKTTLSKLILGLYPPTDGKILIDSQDVTSVSLRSLRSQIGVVDQDTFLFGGTVRENISIAHPEATLEEIVEAAHLAGADEFIKQLPMGYETQIGEGGGMLSGGQRQRLAIARALLGNPRLLIFDEATSHLDTESERIIQHNLKTILQGRTSVIIAHRLSTVRHADLILVLDHALLVESGTHDELIAKKGHYFYLNQQQMTQVG, encoded by the coding sequence ATGCCATCAGCGTTTCAGGCGCAACAGTTAGCGCAACAACTCACCCAAACATTAGGTGAGTCCCTATCAGAGAAAGAACTGGAAACCTGCGTTAAAGCGGTGGAAATCGTCGAACCTGCAGTAGCAAAACAGTTCTGGGAAGCAACAGCAGCGGCGGCGGGAATTTATATTATCCTAGTAGGCAAAGTCAGATTACTGGATAGCTCTCTTAACTTAATCACCACGCTTTCAGCGGGAGGCTCATTTGGTGAATTAACACTATTTCCAGAAGAAAACTTTAGTCCTTACATGGCGAGAGCTTCTGTGAATTTAAAGTTGTGCTATCTTCCCTCAGAAGTCTTGCAAGAAGTGATGAGCAAATATCCCAATATCAGTAACCGCCTCAAAGCAAGGGCAGAAACTTGGGATTTGTTGGTGTTATGTTGTCAGAATTCCCTACTTCCTGATAATGGATCTGTAGAAGAGATACTCAAAGCCTTATCTTTATTTGATCGCCATCATCTAGAGAGTGGTTCCGTCAGTCCTAAGCTATCCAAAGATACCAAGCTGTGGTTATTGCGTCAGGGAGAATTGCTGCATTCTGATGGGCAAATATTGACACCGGGCAATATCTATGATTTGACAAAGGCAGGAAATTGGCAAGCAACGCAACCAACAATAATTTACAGACTGAAAAACGTTGATTGGGAAAGTGCGCTAATATATTGGCCAAAATTAGCAGAATTGATTGATTTTCAAGAGCGCCAAGCTACCTTCGAGAGTGGAAACAGAGCTACTCAATCACCAATCGCCAAGGTCATTCCATTTCCCCAGTCTACTGTAGAAGCAAAACCAAAATCCCAGCGACGGCGGGCGTATTTTCCCAGTCCGAAGGTGACTGTGGGTCATTGGTGGGGAAGGATTAGTAAGCGCTATCCGTGGTTTGAACAACAGAGCGCGGCTGACTGTGGTGCAGCTTGCTTAGTGATGATTAGTCGCTATTGGGGTAAGCGTCTAAGTGTGAATCGGCTACGGGAACTCGCCAACGTTAATCGTAGCGGCGCATCATTGAGGGGTTTAACCGCCGCTGCAGAAAGCATCGGCTTTGCTAGCCGTCCGGTGAAAGCTAGCCTAGATAAATTAGCACAACAACCCCTACCGGCGATCGCACATTGGGAAGGAAAGCACTACATCGTTGTCTATGAAATCACCAAAAAACACGTGATTGTTGGTGATCCCGCCATCGGTCAACGCACCCTCACCCTGAGAGAATTCAAAGATAGTTGGACTGGTTATGCGTTGTTATTACAACCTACAGCCCTGCTGAAAGAAATCGAGATAAAAAGTACGCCATTTTGGCAGTTTTTTGAGTTAGTTAAACCTCACGCCCGCGTGTTAATAGAAGTATTCATTGCTTCAGTATTAATTCAGGTATTTGGATTAATTACACCCCTATTTACCCAACTACTATTAGACAGAGTAATTGTCCAAGGTAGCACCCTGACTTTAAACACCGTTGGTTTCGGTTTGGTAATTTTTAGTTTATTCCGCGTCGCCATTAATGGACTACGGCAATATTTATTAGATCATACAGCAAACCGTATCGGTATAGCGCTGATGGTAGGTTTTATCAAACATACATTCCGCTTACCCTTAGCCTACTTTGAGTCGCGTTACGTCGGCGATATTGTCTCACGGGTGCAAGAAAATCAAAAAATTCAGCGTTTTTTAACCGGCGAAGCACTATCAATTACCTTGGATTTATTGACAGTGTTTATCTATGTAAGCCTGATGTTTTGGTACAGTTCGGCAATGGCATGGCTGAGTTTAGCAATTATACCGCCATTTTTCCTACTAGCTATCTTCGCCACCCCTTTTCTGCGCCGCATCAGTCGGGAAGTTTTTAGCGCCTTAGCCAACGAGAATAGTTATCTAATTCAATCTCTCACAGGGATTCGCTCAATTCGCTCAATGGCGATTGAACAGACAGTACGTTGGCATTGGGAAGAACTGTTAAATGATTTGACTAAAAAAACATTTAAAGGTGAGGTAATTGGGAACCAACTGCAAATGTTTAGTTCCACTATCGAATCACTAATAACCACAGGATTACTGTGGTTTGGTGCATGGCAGGTGATTCAAAATCAACTAACAATTGGACAATTAGTTGCCTTTAATATGTTACTAGGAAACATCATTCGCCCTTTTCAAAGGCTGGTGGTGTTGTGGAATCAATTACAAGAGGTGATCATTTCTACAGAGCGGATTAATGATGTATTAGAAGCTGAACCAGAAGAAGATTTACAACATCAACCCCGGCAGATTTTACCAAAACTGCGTGGTGGAATTCGCTTTGAAAATGTCACATTTCGCTATCATCCAGAGAGTGATATTAACGTTCTCGAAAACATCAGTTTTGAAATTAAGCCAGAGCAGATAGTAGCCGTTGTAGGGCGCAGCGGTTCTGGGAAAACCACCCTCTCCAAGCTGATTTTAGGATTATATCCACCGACAGATGGAAAAATTTTAATTGACTCCCAAGATGTGACTAGTGTTTCCCTGCGATCGCTCCGTTCTCAAATTGGAGTAGTCGATCAAGATACGTTTTTATTCGGCGGTACAGTGCGCGAAAACATCAGCATTGCTCACCCAGAAGCCACCCTAGAAGAGATTGTAGAGGCGGCACATTTAGCAGGAGCCGATGAATTTATTAAACAACTACCAATGGGCTACGAAACCCAAATTGGTGAAGGTGGTGGGATGTTGTCTGGTGGACAACGCCAACGCCTAGCGATCGCCCGTGCATTGCTAGGTAATCCCCGCCTCTTGATTTTTGATGAAGCCACCAGTCACCTAGACACTGAATCTGAGCGGATTATTCAACACAACCTCAAAACAATTTTGCAAGGGCGTACAAGTGTGATCATTGCTCATCGCCTTTCCACTGTACGCCATGCTGACCTGATTTTAGTTTTAGATCACGCGTTATTAGTAGAAAGCGGTACTCACGATGAATTAATTGCTAAAAAAGGTCATTATTTTTATCTCAACCAACAACAAATGACTCAAGTAGGTTGA
- a CDS encoding HlyD family efflux transporter periplasmic adaptor subunit: MPNLSQHSSSVIIKPQKNEPPLVEDSTAVVNHKIKVAATETNDWYYGTEELLDALPKAWTRSMLYVLLTFAAISLPWAMLTKVDETGSARGRIEPKGSTQKLDSPVSGSVTSVNIKEGGIVKAGQVLVELESNVLRTDLQQTQAKLEGLVNRRSQLELLKNQLLLAINIQQQQNKSQEMEKIAQVNQAQQNLDAKQSTYNLQKLEKLALVEQARQNITSTETEQILVNSRFNRDLVEVTRYRELLQMGAIPQIKVVELEKTAEESQRMQQQAKSAITQAQLRFKEELNRYQGIMTQSKADIEQAKLHFLEQQSSYQSVVQAGKLAVLKNQEQLKDLQTQITSLQSEIAQTKSQILSLNIQLQQRVMRSPIDGTIFELPIEKPGSVVQQGQMIAQIAPHNTSVILKAYMPSEQSGFLKIGMPVKIKFDAYSYQDYGVLPGRVTWISPNSKIQDTNQGKIETFELEISLDQPYIQTGNKHITLTPGQTATAEVIIRQRRVVDFILDPFKKLQKGGLDL, translated from the coding sequence ATGCCCAACTTATCTCAGCATTCATCATCAGTTATCATCAAACCACAAAAGAATGAACCTCCCCTAGTTGAGGACTCTACCGCTGTTGTAAATCATAAAATCAAGGTAGCAGCAACCGAAACTAATGATTGGTATTATGGCACCGAGGAACTGTTAGACGCCTTACCAAAGGCTTGGACACGCTCAATGCTGTATGTACTCCTCACTTTCGCTGCTATTAGTTTACCTTGGGCGATGCTGACCAAGGTCGATGAAACAGGAAGCGCCAGAGGGCGTATAGAACCCAAAGGATCAACACAAAAATTAGATAGTCCAGTTAGCGGTAGTGTCACTAGTGTCAATATCAAAGAAGGAGGGATAGTAAAAGCCGGCCAGGTTTTAGTTGAATTAGAGTCTAATGTGCTGCGAACAGATTTGCAACAAACACAAGCAAAACTGGAAGGGTTAGTCAATCGACGCAGCCAATTGGAATTACTCAAAAACCAATTGCTGCTAGCGATTAATATTCAACAACAACAAAACAAATCTCAAGAAATGGAAAAAATAGCCCAAGTTAATCAAGCGCAGCAAAACTTGGATGCTAAACAGAGTACGTATAACTTACAAAAATTAGAAAAACTGGCTCTAGTTGAGCAAGCAAGACAAAACATTACCTCTACCGAGACTGAGCAAATATTAGTTAACAGTCGTTTCAACAGAGATTTAGTAGAAGTCACACGCTATCGTGAACTTTTGCAGATGGGTGCAATTCCTCAAATCAAAGTTGTGGAATTGGAAAAGACGGCCGAAGAAAGCCAACGGATGCAGCAACAAGCGAAATCAGCCATCACACAAGCCCAGCTGCGCTTCAAAGAAGAATTGAATCGCTATCAGGGGATTATGACTCAAAGTAAAGCAGATATTGAACAAGCAAAATTGCACTTCCTAGAACAACAAAGCAGCTATCAAAGCGTAGTGCAAGCAGGTAAACTGGCGGTGCTAAAAAATCAGGAACAACTCAAAGACCTGCAAACACAAATCACCAGCTTGCAATCGGAAATTGCTCAAACTAAAAGCCAGATATTATCCTTAAATATCCAGTTACAGCAACGAGTAATGCGATCACCAATTGATGGAACAATTTTTGAATTACCTATCGAAAAGCCAGGATCTGTAGTCCAACAGGGACAGATGATTGCCCAAATTGCTCCCCACAATACTTCCGTAATTCTCAAAGCATACATGCCAAGCGAACAAAGTGGTTTTTTGAAAATAGGAATGCCGGTTAAAATCAAGTTTGATGCTTATTCATACCAAGATTATGGCGTACTACCGGGCCGTGTTACCTGGATTTCCCCTAACTCAAAAATTCAGGATACTAACCAAGGTAAAATCGAAACTTTTGAGTTGGAAATTTCCTTGGATCAGCCTTATATCCAAACTGGAAACAAACATATTACCTTAACACCTGGTCAAACAGCAACAGCCGAGGTAATTATTCGCCAGCGTCGAGTGGTTGACTTTATTTTAGATCCGTTTAAGAAATTGCAAAAAGGCGGTCTTGACCTTTAG
- a CDS encoding peptidylprolyl isomerase gives MPQLLHVTLKDILEYIKLSCQIPSILEAITSRKIISDAAKKAGIKIETEELQQAADNLRLNHQLIKAEDTWTWLEKHHISLDDLEEIAASNLLAAKLANHLFADKVEPFFFAHQLDYTGAVTYEVILDDEDLALELFYALKEGEISFQEIARQHIQNPEIRRSGGYQGIRRRTDFRPEIAAAVFAATPPQILKPIVTPKGVHIIMVEEIIKPELDNQIRLTIIGDFFTDWLKQQVADVETVAQLDLDVNSPASPAILTATEVTS, from the coding sequence ATGCCACAACTTTTACATGTTACCCTGAAAGACATTCTTGAATACATCAAACTATCTTGTCAAATCCCTAGCATATTGGAAGCGATAACCAGTAGAAAAATCATTAGTGATGCAGCTAAAAAAGCAGGGATTAAAATTGAAACAGAAGAACTTCAACAGGCTGCAGATAATTTGCGTCTAAACCACCAACTCATCAAAGCGGAAGATACCTGGACATGGTTAGAGAAACATCATATTTCTCTAGATGACTTGGAAGAAATAGCCGCAAGCAATCTACTAGCTGCCAAGTTGGCAAATCATTTATTTGCAGATAAAGTTGAACCGTTCTTTTTTGCTCATCAACTAGATTATACTGGAGCAGTAACCTATGAAGTCATTTTGGATGATGAAGATTTAGCTTTAGAACTGTTTTATGCCTTAAAAGAAGGTGAAATTAGTTTCCAAGAAATTGCCCGCCAACACATCCAAAATCCAGAAATTCGCCGTAGTGGAGGCTATCAAGGAATCCGCCGTCGTACAGATTTTAGACCGGAGATTGCAGCAGCGGTATTTGCTGCTACTCCACCTCAAATTCTCAAGCCCATAGTTACACCAAAAGGAGTACATATAATTATGGTTGAGGAAATCATAAAACCAGAACTAGATAACCAGATACGCCTCACAATTATAGGAGATTTTTTCACGGATTGGTTAAAGCAACAAGTTGCAGATGTAGAAACAGTAGCGCAGCTTGATCTGGATGTAAATTCTCCAGCTTCGCCTGCAATACTAACTGCAACTGAAGTCACTAGTTAA
- a CDS encoding HetP family heterocyst commitment protein, which yields MSESNKDLYDATASEQIEQIIKAILSGKYSWACVLFLNYACYNPIDYIPYRTYIRLLKNNYLLGKSHQNKSRQNNLELVHIQSTWINVGSGQHRAN from the coding sequence ATGTCCGAATCAAATAAAGATTTATATGACGCCACTGCATCTGAACAAATAGAGCAGATTATCAAAGCTATTCTCAGTGGCAAGTATTCATGGGCTTGTGTTTTATTTCTCAATTATGCTTGCTATAATCCAATAGATTATATACCTTATCGAACGTACATTCGATTACTCAAAAACAACTACTTATTGGGTAAATCACACCAGAATAAAAGTAGGCAGAACAATTTAGAACTTGTGCATATTCAATCAACATGGATAAATGTTGGTAGCGGTCAGCATAGAGCAAACTAA
- a CDS encoding T3SS effector HopA1 family protein: MQLLNSLPTQLSDLPDSLQTSLQDIINRLVIQSQHSIRHPDYKALELPESAVSRFEQLPSDLQDKLLKLQLSTFLYGIYYNGSLKNILALDGEGTNLRLNQNLENNTFLGVNIDFYERLHENNTSGGYLSPDWRVVKEETDGSLAVHKGGLTLHIERDIHLQPQDQVVSVGNSVSIKMPKNLVQNGFYLAVGNAGTANNHQDLVRVYFNLTPDGAVAVMNSLTTQLNAIPISFTFKALYNPSDYGRYDSAVLYFNKSNYEAVSPVLERVYIQNQSHFYEQVPLFTKLLAPGLACAEEPNHKFSDQESFGMNRCHIIANALLDAWQHGNDTPIGRMTSILHHFSLQKIQLQCPYLNNNSKDIYTPLNY; the protein is encoded by the coding sequence ATGCAACTATTAAATTCTCTACCAACTCAACTGTCAGATCTTCCCGATTCATTGCAGACATCTCTGCAAGACATCATTAATCGGCTTGTGATTCAGTCCCAGCATTCTATTAGACACCCAGACTACAAAGCCTTAGAATTACCAGAGTCAGCAGTCTCTCGCTTTGAGCAATTACCCTCGGATCTGCAAGATAAGTTGTTGAAACTGCAACTATCTACTTTTCTGTACGGTATATATTATAACGGCTCCTTGAAAAATATCCTTGCCCTCGATGGGGAGGGAACAAATCTAAGATTGAACCAAAATCTTGAAAATAATACCTTCTTGGGCGTGAATATAGACTTTTACGAACGCTTACATGAAAACAACACTAGTGGAGGTTACTTAAGCCCAGATTGGCGTGTGGTAAAAGAAGAAACAGATGGCAGTTTGGCAGTACATAAGGGTGGTTTGACACTGCACATTGAACGCGATATCCATCTACAACCACAAGACCAAGTTGTGAGTGTTGGTAATTCAGTATCGATCAAAATGCCCAAAAATCTGGTACAAAATGGATTTTATCTCGCTGTGGGTAATGCCGGTACTGCCAACAATCATCAGGATTTAGTGCGCGTTTACTTCAATTTAACTCCAGATGGTGCTGTTGCAGTTATGAATAGCTTAACTACGCAACTCAACGCGATACCTATTTCTTTCACATTTAAAGCTCTATACAACCCTTCAGATTATGGGCGTTACGACTCAGCGGTATTGTACTTTAATAAAAGCAACTATGAAGCTGTCAGTCCAGTATTAGAAAGGGTGTATATACAAAACCAATCTCATTTTTATGAACAAGTACCTTTGTTTACAAAATTACTTGCACCGGGGTTGGCTTGCGCGGAAGAACCAAACCATAAATTTAGCGATCAAGAAAGTTTTGGTATGAACAGATGCCACATTATTGCCAATGCTTTACTCGATGCTTGGCAGCATGGAAATGATACACCAATAGGACGGATGACATCAATTTTACACCATTTTTCTTTACAGAAAATACAGTTACAATGTCCTTATCTCAACAATAACTCCAAGGATATCTATACCCCATTAAATTACTGA
- a CDS encoding aminoglycoside phosphotransferase family protein, whose product MPLLLSHQNVFEYLISSGLCTQQEESLINIELKPAKNFNLLVSFPEGRKLLIKQERRHQKGKTAGEFVKEWQIHEFLQKFTAINHIRPIFSEAMHFDAENSIIVFNYLNDYRDLAEFYMNENFFHTEIATAIGTTLASIHRLTFDNPKYGEFLQNAEGGSSQKTPKLIRDLDRITPEVFGTVPANGLKFFALYQRYESLAKAIADLSNAFTPCCLTHNDLKLNNILLSLNWEEAVKNESNDRNSIIRFIDWERSAWGDPANDLGTLISSYLQIWLYSMISGKTIAIEESLRLATTPLQLLQPSIAALFTAYLAHFPEILERRPDFLERVVQFCGLSLIRAIQATLQHEKAFGNSNICMLQVAKSLLCSPQASISTVCGMQASDITPISLSPV is encoded by the coding sequence ATGCCATTGCTATTAAGCCATCAAAATGTTTTTGAATACCTAATTTCCTCTGGTCTGTGTACTCAACAAGAGGAGTCATTGATCAATATTGAACTAAAACCTGCCAAAAATTTTAACTTGTTAGTCAGCTTCCCAGAGGGGCGAAAACTCCTGATTAAGCAAGAGCGTCGCCACCAAAAAGGCAAAACTGCGGGTGAGTTTGTCAAAGAATGGCAAATTCACGAGTTTTTGCAGAAATTCACAGCAATAAACCACATTCGACCGATTTTTTCGGAGGCGATGCATTTTGATGCTGAAAATTCCATCATTGTTTTTAATTATCTCAATGATTATCGCGATTTAGCAGAATTTTACATGAATGAGAATTTTTTTCATACTGAAATAGCAACAGCAATTGGAACTACTTTAGCATCAATTCATCGCCTAACTTTTGACAATCCAAAGTATGGGGAATTCTTGCAAAATGCTGAGGGTGGATCTAGTCAAAAAACTCCGAAGCTGATTCGTGATTTGGACAGAATTACTCCAGAAGTTTTTGGTACTGTTCCTGCTAATGGACTGAAATTCTTTGCACTCTATCAACGTTACGAGAGTCTAGCAAAAGCCATTGCTGATTTGAGTAATGCTTTCACCCCCTGCTGTCTCACTCATAATGACCTAAAGCTAAACAATATTCTCCTCTCCCTTAATTGGGAAGAAGCGGTTAAGAATGAATCGAATGATAGAAACAGCATCATTCGATTCATTGACTGGGAACGTAGTGCTTGGGGAGATCCAGCTAATGATTTAGGAACCCTAATTTCCAGCTACTTACAAATCTGGTTGTATAGCATGATTAGCGGTAAAACAATAGCGATAGAAGAGTCTTTACGCCTTGCTACCACTCCCCTACAATTACTCCAACCTTCAATTGCGGCGCTGTTTACTGCTTATTTAGCTCATTTCCCCGAAATTTTAGAACGGCGCCCTGATTTTTTGGAGCGAGTTGTACAATTTTGCGGTTTATCTTTAATTAGAGCTATTCAAGCAACACTCCAGCACGAAAAAGCCTTTGGTAATTCTAATATCTGTATGCTCCAAGTTGCCAAGAGTTTATTGTGCAGTCCGCAAGCATCCATTTCCACGGTTTGTGGTATGCAAGCTTCAGATATCACCCCTATCAGTTTATCTCCCGTTTAG
- a CDS encoding pitrilysin family protein, whose translation MQRYQVKGKRRMGGKIKSSRRLVYALVAAFGFLLLSFNFSWAATGAVKHYNELQFPPLSEVKLPKYERYVLQNGLVVYLMEDHDLPLVNGTALLRTGDRLETSDKVGLAGFVGTVMRTGGTKQHSSDEINDILEERAASVETSIGESSAGASFDTLSENLETVFGLFAEVLREPVFAQEKLDLAKTQEKGSIARRNDDPNDIASREFRKLIYGQDSPYARTTEYATLDRISRQDLVQFYQQYFYPNNMILGIVGDFDAKKMRSLIQSKFGDWKPNRNLAKPQLPKVSQAKGGGVFFVNQPQLTQSNILIGHLGGQFNNPDYAALNVLNGVLNGFGGRLFNEVRSRQGIAYSVYGYWNPRFDYPGLFIAGGQTRSDATVQFIKSLRVEIKRIQNQRVTAKELAFAKESTLNSFVFNFQDPSQTLSRLMRYEYFGYPADFLFRYQKAVASTTAADVQRVAKQYLKPEKLVTLVVGNQIAIQPPLTQLASQVTPIDVTIPPSQPQAKN comes from the coding sequence ATGCAGAGATATCAGGTGAAGGGTAAAAGGCGGATGGGTGGGAAAATTAAAAGTAGTCGGCGACTGGTTTATGCTTTGGTTGCGGCTTTTGGGTTTTTACTGTTAAGTTTTAATTTTTCTTGGGCGGCGACGGGGGCGGTAAAGCATTACAATGAGTTGCAGTTTCCACCGTTGTCTGAGGTGAAGTTACCGAAGTATGAGCGGTATGTGTTGCAAAATGGTTTGGTTGTGTATTTGATGGAGGATCACGATCTGCCTTTGGTGAATGGTACTGCTTTGTTGCGGACTGGCGATCGCCTGGAAACTTCAGATAAGGTCGGTTTGGCTGGGTTTGTGGGAACGGTGATGCGAACTGGGGGAACTAAGCAGCATTCGTCGGATGAAATTAATGATATTTTGGAGGAACGAGCGGCTTCGGTGGAAACTAGTATTGGGGAAAGTTCTGCTGGTGCTAGTTTTGACACGCTGAGTGAAAATCTGGAAACGGTTTTTGGGTTGTTTGCTGAGGTGTTGCGTGAGCCGGTTTTTGCTCAAGAAAAGCTGGATTTGGCTAAGACGCAAGAGAAGGGTAGTATTGCGCGACGCAATGATGATCCAAATGATATTGCTAGTCGGGAATTTCGCAAGTTAATCTATGGACAAGATAGTCCTTATGCTCGCACGACAGAATATGCAACGCTGGATCGGATTTCTCGTCAGGATTTGGTGCAATTTTACCAGCAATATTTTTATCCCAATAATATGATTTTGGGAATTGTGGGGGATTTTGATGCTAAAAAAATGCGATCGCTCATTCAAAGCAAGTTCGGCGATTGGAAGCCTAACCGGAATCTAGCTAAACCCCAGTTACCGAAGGTGTCTCAAGCTAAGGGTGGTGGTGTATTTTTTGTGAATCAACCGCAGTTGACTCAAAGTAATATTCTGATTGGGCATTTAGGCGGACAATTTAATAATCCCGACTATGCGGCGTTGAATGTATTGAATGGGGTGTTGAATGGGTTTGGTGGTCGGTTATTTAATGAAGTGCGATCGCGTCAAGGGATAGCTTATTCGGTATACGGTTACTGGAATCCCCGTTTTGATTATCCTGGGTTGTTCATTGCTGGTGGACAAACGCGATCAGATGCGACTGTTCAGTTTATTAAGTCTTTGCGGGTTGAAATTAAGCGCATCCAAAACCAAAGAGTCACAGCTAAGGAATTGGCTTTTGCAAAAGAGTCTACCCTGAATTCTTTTGTGTTCAATTTTCAAGACCCCTCCCAAACTCTATCGCGCTTGATGCGCTACGAATATTTCGGCTATCCGGCTGATTTTTTGTTTCGCTATCAAAAAGCTGTAGCTTCCACCACAGCAGCTGATGTCCAGCGGGTCGCAAAGCAATACCTTAAGCCAGAAAAGCTGGTAACTCTGGTGGTGGGGAATCAAATAGCCATTCAACCACCATTGACGCAACTAGCATCACAGGTAACGCCAATAGATGTGACAATTCCCCCCTCCCAACCACAGGCGAAAAATTAA